A stretch of Imperialibacter roseus DNA encodes these proteins:
- a CDS encoding ABC transporter permease, producing the protein MLKNYFKVAIRNLLRHKAYSLINILGLSIGLTCCLLLFIYVQDELSYDKFHTKSERIYRLKYEINGFNLARSPLPIAPNLVSFFPEVEKAARMYNRDASVEIVDQAGNKKQFEEGRIFFADSSIQDIFTFEYVAGDPASMLRNPFSVVLTDEVAEKYFGNENAIGKTIYLAGNHPFNVTGIIKDFPSASHVHFSMIAPFDNLFDIEQGNGQELKQRLNQNWVASHLYTYALLKEGESAETANARFEAFYDKFVPENLKLGQKWSFFPMSDTRLYANLAADPEPVSSITFVYIFSAIAILTLLIACINFINLSTAKSLQRTKEIGMRKVLGAWKTQLVIQFLGESLVVSLVAAFIACGLSFYLLPALNTLTDKELLFGDFITASNALMFLALVVTTAIAAGLYPAFFVTKIDPANSLKGILSNKGKAGLSFRKVLVIVQFTVSIILISGGIIVYQQVNFMRNRPMGFEKDFIINVPLFSNNFNNAFGGVEGDMRQRMNTFEDEMMRSPNVLASTLSDNPLGLGSVYRPVVPDGHTREENIIAPVLSVDYDFIDTYGLNVVTGRAFDKSFGTDHLNAVLVNESAVKDYGFGSNEEAIGKKFTVEGNDCQVVGVIKDFHFMTLQQPIGPLVFRVSVANFTMFSIKVHQQNLPATIAGIEEIWTRHFPEKAFEYSFLDETLASSYRNEERLGKIVGYFAGIAILISCLGSYGLIMFLAQQKMKEISIRKVLGATIGNIILLLSKGFALLVLLSLLIAVPVVYYFMDGWLSDFSFRINIGPGSFLLAGGLTLLIVGLTISYQAIKAAYSNPVSTLRNE; encoded by the coding sequence ATGCTTAAGAACTACTTCAAAGTGGCGATAAGGAATCTTCTGCGTCACAAAGCCTATTCTCTCATCAATATTCTTGGCCTGTCTATCGGCCTCACCTGCTGCCTGCTGCTTTTCATCTATGTGCAAGACGAGTTGAGCTATGACAAGTTTCACACCAAGAGTGAGCGTATTTACAGACTCAAATACGAAATCAATGGATTCAATCTCGCACGAAGTCCTTTGCCTATTGCTCCGAATCTTGTCTCATTTTTTCCCGAAGTGGAAAAAGCGGCAAGAATGTACAACAGGGACGCCAGTGTCGAAATCGTAGATCAGGCTGGTAATAAAAAGCAATTCGAAGAAGGCAGGATTTTCTTCGCAGATAGCTCTATTCAGGACATTTTCACTTTTGAGTACGTGGCTGGCGACCCCGCATCAATGCTCAGAAATCCCTTTTCTGTTGTGCTAACCGATGAAGTAGCTGAGAAGTATTTTGGAAATGAAAACGCCATCGGTAAAACCATTTATCTGGCAGGCAATCACCCTTTCAATGTAACGGGGATAATAAAAGACTTTCCCAGCGCTTCTCATGTTCATTTCAGTATGATCGCTCCGTTCGACAACCTATTTGACATAGAACAGGGCAACGGCCAGGAGCTGAAGCAACGACTCAACCAAAATTGGGTAGCCTCACACCTATACACCTACGCACTGCTGAAAGAAGGGGAGTCAGCGGAAACGGCCAATGCACGGTTCGAAGCTTTCTATGACAAGTTTGTTCCTGAAAACCTCAAATTGGGTCAGAAGTGGTCGTTCTTTCCCATGTCGGACACCCGCCTGTATGCCAATCTTGCTGCAGACCCCGAACCAGTGTCCAGCATCACTTTTGTATATATTTTCTCAGCCATTGCCATTTTGACGCTGCTCATTGCCTGCATCAACTTTATCAACCTGTCCACTGCCAAGTCGCTGCAACGGACAAAAGAGATTGGCATGCGTAAGGTATTGGGTGCCTGGAAAACCCAGCTAGTCATACAATTTCTGGGTGAATCGCTTGTGGTAAGTCTGGTAGCAGCTTTCATTGCTTGTGGGCTCTCATTTTACCTGCTGCCTGCCCTGAATACACTTACCGACAAAGAGCTGTTATTTGGTGACTTCATCACTGCATCCAATGCACTGATGTTTCTTGCTCTGGTGGTCACAACAGCCATCGCTGCCGGACTGTACCCCGCATTCTTTGTAACTAAAATCGATCCGGCCAACTCGCTTAAAGGTATTCTTTCAAATAAAGGAAAAGCGGGTCTTTCGTTTCGTAAGGTCCTTGTAATTGTTCAGTTCACCGTTTCCATCATACTGATCTCAGGTGGTATCATAGTATACCAACAAGTCAACTTCATGCGCAATCGACCTATGGGTTTTGAAAAAGACTTCATTATTAACGTGCCGCTCTTTAGCAATAATTTCAATAATGCTTTTGGAGGCGTTGAAGGCGACATGAGGCAACGAATGAACACCTTCGAAGACGAAATGATGAGGAGCCCCAATGTGTTGGCGTCCACCCTTTCCGATAATCCACTAGGCTTGGGATCTGTTTATCGGCCTGTTGTTCCCGATGGACATACAAGAGAAGAAAATATCATAGCGCCTGTGCTCTCGGTAGACTATGACTTTATTGATACATATGGTCTGAACGTTGTTACCGGCAGGGCCTTTGATAAGTCGTTTGGAACTGACCACCTCAACGCAGTGCTCGTTAATGAGTCAGCCGTGAAAGACTACGGCTTTGGCTCTAATGAAGAGGCCATTGGCAAAAAATTCACAGTAGAAGGAAATGACTGCCAGGTGGTTGGAGTAATCAAAGACTTCCATTTCATGACTTTGCAGCAGCCCATAGGGCCATTAGTGTTTCGGGTATCGGTGGCCAACTTCACCATGTTCTCAATTAAAGTTCATCAGCAAAACCTGCCTGCCACCATTGCCGGCATAGAAGAGATTTGGACCAGGCACTTCCCCGAAAAGGCGTTTGAATATTCCTTTCTGGATGAAACGCTCGCATCTTCATACCGAAATGAAGAGCGACTAGGGAAAATCGTAGGCTACTTTGCAGGCATTGCCATTCTTATTTCCTGCCTGGGCTCGTATGGCCTGATCATGTTTCTGGCACAGCAGAAAATGAAGGAAATCAGCATACGTAAGGTGCTGGGTGCCACCATTGGCAACATCATCTTGCTACTGTCCAAAGGATTTGCTCTGCTTGTTTTGCTTTCGCTGTTGATTGCCGTGCCCGTGGTTTACTACTTTATGGATGGGTGGCTTAGCGACTTTAGCTTTCGCATCAATATCGGGCCGGGAAGCTTCCTGCTGGCAGGTGGCTTGACGCTTTTGATCGTCGGCCTGACCATTAGCTATCAGGCGATCAAAGCAGCTTATTCGAATCCGGTGAGCACGCTGAGGAACGAATAG